The genomic DNA TGTGTCGCGAGGGCGAGCAGACGGTCACAGCACTGACGGCTCGGGCCAGAGTCTCGCAGCCTGCCGTGTCGAAACATCTCGGCATCCTGAAGGAGGCCGGGCTGGTCCGCGACCGACATGAAGGTCGCCAGACGCACTACAGCGCGCAGCCCGGCGCCCTGGCTCCGCTGATCGACTGGACGGGTCAGATGGCAGGCTTCTGGGAAAAGCGGTTCGATGACCTAGAGGACCTGCTTAAAAGGATGGATCAATGAACGACGCATCGGCCGCCACGCACTCCGTCATCGTCGAACGCGAGATGGATCATCCGCCGGAGAGGATCTGGCGCGCACTCACCCAGCCGCATTTGATCGCGGAGTGGCTGATGAAGAATGACTTCGCACCGATCGTCGGACATCGCTTCAATCTTCGCGGGGACTGGGGCGGCGTTCTGGATTGCGAGGTCCTCGTGGTCGAGCCGACCAGAGTGCTGTCCTACACTTGGAATTTCACGCACGACGATCCGGCCTTTGATATGAAAAGCGTGGTGACATTCACCCTCATTCCCACGAACAGGGGAACTCATCTGCGCATGGAGCAGTCGGGTTTTCGGCCGGAACAGAAGCAGGCCTATGGTGGCGCCAAGACCGGTTGGCGGCAATTTTTCGAAAAGCTGGAGCAGGTCTTGTCACGATCTGATTGAGGCCCATCGGAGCAGCCCAATGCGAGGCCCTAAGTTTCAAATGGAATAGCACGAATACGATTCATGGAGGAATATCGATGAGTATCAAATTGACCAGTGTGCATGTGGACAATCAGGAGAAGGCTCTGCGCTTCTACACAGACGTCCGGCACGCTGATAGGCCAGACATCCAGCCGAGTTTGTGCTCCCCAAAGAGACTCTGAATTCCGTCAAGGCTTGCTTCAAAAGGAATTAACAATGAATTCGAACATGTGGATTCGGCAGGCTCACCGCTGGCTGTCGGCTGCCTTCACCGCAACCGTCATCGCCAATTTCGTCGCGATGGGGCTGGGCGAACCGTCCCCGTGGGTGGTGTACTCACCATTACCTCCGCTCTTTCTATTGATGTTTACTGGTCTATACATGTTCGCGCTGCCCTATGCCACTCAGCGGCGCCGAGCGCGACCGGCGTGCGGCCGGGAAGGCGTAAACTAGAGTATCGTGCGAAGAAGTGGGAACCGATTTTTGCGTGAAACGATGCTCATGCGCATAGACTGACAGCATCGGACGTGGGTTCGATCTCACGTCCGATGCTGTAGATCGCCCTTATTCGGACGACATGGCCCCCCTGCAGCTCCGCTGTGCGGCCCCACTTCATTCCGCCGCGAGCTCTGCCGGCTTGCCACCTGCGAAATCCAGCCCCTGATGTTCGCACAGGCGACGGTAGAGGCCGCCTCTGCGATAGAGGCTGTCGTGGTTGCCCTCCTCCACGATCCGCCCCTTCTCGAACACGAGAATCCGGTCGAGACTCCGTACGGTGGACAGTCGGTGCGCAATGACAATGGAGGTACGCCCAACCATCAACCGCTCCATTGCCTGCTGGATCTGCACCTCCAGCTCCGAGTCGAGCGCCGAGGTCGCCTCGTCCAGGATGAGGATGGGCGCGTCGGCGAGGAACGCGCGCGCGATGGCTACGCGCTGGCGCTCGCCGCCCGAGAGCTTGATCCCACGCTCGCCGACAAGCGTCGCATAGCCCTTCGGAAGGCTGGTGATGAAATCATGCGCGTTGGCAAGCCGAGCCGCGCGCTCGATGTCCTCCATGCGCGCTCCGGGCCTGGCATAGGCGATGTTCTCCGCAAGCGTGCGATGGAACAGGATCGGCTCCTGCTGGACGATTGCGATCTGCGAACGCAGGGACGCTTGGTGCATATCGGCGATATTCCGCCCATCAATGAGGATCTCGCCATTATTCACATCATAGAGGCGCTGGATCAGCTTGACGAGCGTGGTCTTGCCGGAGCCGGACGGCCCTACAAGCCCCACACGCTCGCCAGCGCGAATGGTCAACGACAGGTCCCTGTAGAGGGGCGTATCGTGGCCTGCATAATGGAAGGTGACGTGCTTGAACTCCACCTCCCCGTGCTTGATGCGGATTGCGCGAGCACTGGGACGGTCGAGCACGCCGATTTTTTCGCCCGTAATCGCAACAAGCTCCTCCATGTCGTTCACGGAACGGCGCAGATTATTGATGTGCATACCCACATCGCGCAGGTAGCCGTGGATCACGAAGT from Microvirga sp. TS319 includes the following:
- a CDS encoding ArsR/SmtB family transcription factor, whose amino-acid sequence is MSQAHDILFRTLSDPTRRAIFERLCREGEQTVTALTARARVSQPAVSKHLGILKEAGLVRDRHEGRQTHYSAQPGALAPLIDWTGQMAGFWEKRFDDLEDLLKRMDQ
- a CDS encoding SRPBCC domain-containing protein; translation: MNDASAATHSVIVEREMDHPPERIWRALTQPHLIAEWLMKNDFAPIVGHRFNLRGDWGGVLDCEVLVVEPTRVLSYTWNFTHDDPAFDMKSVVTFTLIPTNRGTHLRMEQSGFRPEQKQAYGGAKTGWRQFFEKLEQVLSRSD
- a CDS encoding ABC transporter ATP-binding protein; amino-acid sequence: MPMTKQTKRGDATRDVLRFTFRHWRDEPRYVALVVGTIMMSTLADVFMPVFAGRLVDALAESSGNREEALTAALGAFAIMTGLGFVMIVMRHLSFYGIVELTLRIMGRVAQDAFARVQRFSTDWHANSFAGSTVRKITRGMWALDLMHDTLLLALLPSLTVLAGSMIVLGLRWPIMGLVVGVSSLAYIAMTGLLATRYVAPAARLANDWDTRMGGTLADALSCNPVVKAFGAEAREDARLTRVVGKWQSRTRRVWQRGTNSGTVQFIALLGIRVAIIGTAIWLWWDNRATPGDLAYVLTTYFVIHGYLRDVGMHINNLRRSVNDMEELVAITGEKIGVLDRPSARAIRIKHGEVEFKHVTFHYAGHDTPLYRDLSLTIRAGERVGLVGPSGSGKTTLVKLIQRLYDVNNGEILIDGRNIADMHQASLRSQIAIVQQEPILFHRTLAENIAYARPGARMEDIERAARLANAHDFITSLPKGYATLVGERGIKLSGGERQRVAIARAFLADAPILILDEATSALDSELEVQIQQAMERLMVGRTSIVIAHRLSTVRSLDRILVFEKGRIVEEGNHDSLYRRGGLYRRLCEHQGLDFAGGKPAELAAE